From the genome of Eucalyptus grandis isolate ANBG69807.140 chromosome 2, ASM1654582v1, whole genome shotgun sequence, one region includes:
- the LOC104426120 gene encoding nuclear transcription factor Y subunit B-5 yields the protein MEDNIGSNDGSIKEQDRLLPIANVGRIMKQILPPNAKISKEAKETMQECVSEFIGFVTGEASEKCRKERRKTVNGDDICWAMETLGFDNYAGPLRRYLHRYRDLEGDKANQDRQ from the coding sequence ATGGAAGATAACATCGGTTCTAACGATGGAAGCATCAAGGAGCAAGACAGGTTGCTCCCAATAGCCAACGTGGGGCGGATCATGAAGCAAATCCTCCCTCCCAATGCGAAAATCTCGAAGGAAGCGAAAGAAACGATGCAAGAATGTGTCTCAGAGTTCATCGGCTTCGTGACTGGCGAAGCGTCCGAGAAGTGCcggaaggagaggaggaagacCGTGAACGGTGATGATATTTGCTGGGCTATGGAGACTCTGGGTTTCGACAATTATGCCGGTCCATTAAGGAGGTATTTGCATAGATATAGGGACTTAGAAGGAGATAAAGCTAATCAAGACAGGCAGTGA